The DNA window GATGATCGCAGACCTGAGCGATACCAGAGACCTGGAACAGCAGGTGCTCGACAGTTCCCACCAGACCCTCTCGATCGCAGCCGGCGATGATCCAGACCGTGACCAACAGATCAGGGATCGGATGAACGCGCTCGACGCCATGGTTGTGGCTCTGAACACTAGGATAGCCACCTTCGTCGGAGCGACCGATCGACAGGTCAGCACCGCCATCGATGCCTCTGCGGCCTACGGAGCGGCCACGGTCCAGATGATCGTCATGGGACTAGGACTCGTCCTCATCCTCTCACTGCTGATGGCGATCGTGATGGCCCGCCATCTGACTGGCCCGATCACCAGCCTGACCGAAACCGCAGACAGGGTCAGCCGTGGAGATTTGGAAAATAAGATCGAGATAAAAACAGGGGACGAGATCGAGAACCTCGCCGACTCGTTCACCAGGATGATCAATGCCTACAAGATGATGGAGGCGATGAGTATGATGAACGAGGAGGAGGCATGACCCTGGAGCAACAGGTTCTCGCCGTACTGGCAGCCGAACTCGGCCCCTCGGCGCCGAAGTTTCTGAAGAGGCAATGCACCTACCACCTGAAGAAGGAATCCTCCCGGCTGACGTCACGCGATCTCGAGGACCTGGCCAACTGGACGTTCATCGGAATCAAACTGATCCTCAGCGAGACCACCGCCGAGAAGGTGAGAAAGAACCTGCTCTCACTGAAGAACTGAACTCACCAGAATCATCTCCCCCAACTCTTCGCTCAGAGACCCGGCCTCTTTTCAACAGTCCAGGTCACACACCAAGGGAACCCCCTCATGACCGGGGAGGGTCCCCCGAATCCGGGCACCACAGAGACCGGGAGATCCGCGACCTCCTACCTCAGGATCAATCGCCGGCCCCTGCCTTTTTGACCCCGCTGTCATCCCAGTGGCTGGGAATCATGTCCTAGCCGATGTTCGCCCCGATGATGTAACTGTCAGGGGTGACAGTCCGGTCAATGTATCCCCTTCGCATGCATCATGAACAGACCTGGCCAGACTACTCCTCAGGGTGAGTGAGATCGAAGTACATGGAGAAATTCCGGAACGGGATCAGCAACAGATGCCCCGGCGCGACCGGATGAAGATCCGATCGCGCATACCAGTGAAGGGAAGGAGAGAGAATAGCCTCCTCAAAGGGGTCACAGAATAGACAGGATGCTGGTAGTATATCTCTTCCAGGAGAGGAACTGTTAAAATATTTTCCGGTCACCGATCAGCCAGCATGACACCGATGTGTTATGATTAATAATGATAAATACAAATAGGAAGTAGAGTGGGTTCACGTGGAGCTGCTATTATTCCTGATACTCTTTCCGTTGATCATCGCATTGATGATGTACGCACTGCCTGAGCACGCACTCAAGCACCTGCTCGTACGCATCGGAGCGCTGGTGATCGGCGTTGCCTCGGTCTACCTGGTTGTGACCTCGTTCGCACAGGGCGCTATATTCTCGACGTTCGCTTCAGAGCCGGCTGGTCAGATCATGTTCGTGATCGAGATGCTGATGGCTCTCTTCATCCTGTACATGGGGGTACGGTACAAAAATTACCTGGCCGTGGCTCTAATCCTTATACAGTCTGCGATGATGATCTACTTTGAGACCACCTATGCAGAGCACCTGACAGCGATCC is part of the Methanosphaerula palustris E1-9c genome and encodes:
- a CDS encoding HAMP domain-containing protein, which produces MKMKIQYKLMLSFSVLAVVFLIAGVIISANVTGMNALDKRISTDLTINQQAIAYQNAARDVQTGTFLYLQGETGMGNQMINEGELQMVKSRLALNASLTDPKMIADLSDTRDLEQQVLDSSHQTLSIAAGDDPDRDQQIRDRMNALDAMVVALNTRIATFVGATDRQVSTAIDASAAYGAATVQMIVMGLGLVLILSLLMAIVMARHLTGPITSLTETADRVSRGDLENKIEIKTGDEIENLADSFTRMINAYKMMEAMSMMNEEEA